In Haliaeetus albicilla chromosome 20, bHalAlb1.1, whole genome shotgun sequence, a genomic segment contains:
- the PRSS23 gene encoding serine protease 23 isoform X1, producing the protein MSLSGVREPAFRMAGLSTLILLLCAAKDAMPSSSHWKPTWPSYRVPVILPQSTLNLDKPQFDAEARLEVVSPCGPACHKSSPLPTYEEVKNYLSYETLYANGSLTETEVGIYILSNGGDGSQGKSRTKRQIYGYDSRFSIFGKDFLLNYPFSTSVKLSTGCTGTLVAEKHVLTAAHCIHDGKSYVKGAQKLRVGFLKPKLKDGSKGANITNSAMPEKMKFQWIRVKRTHVPKGWIKGNANDIGMDYDYALLELKKPHKRKFMKIGVSPPARHLPGGRIHFSGYDNDRPGNLVYRFCDVKDETYDLLYQQCDAQPGASGSGVYVRMWKRQNHKWERKIIGIFSGHQWVDMNGTPQDFNVAVRITPLKYAQICYWIKGNYLDCREG; encoded by the exons ATGTCTCTCAGTGGAGTCAGAGA ACCGGCATTCAGAATGGCAGGCTTGTCCACTTTAATCCTCCTTTTGTGTGCTGCTAAAGATGCGATGCCCTCCAGTTCTCACTGGAAGCCAACTTGGCCATCTTACAGAGTTCCAGTTATCCTGCCACAGTCTACTCTTAACTTGGACAAACCGCAGTTTGATGCTGAAGCCAGACTGGAAGTGGTATCTCCCTGTGGCCCAGCGTGCCACAAAAGTTCTCCGCTGCCAACTTATGAAGAAGTGAAGAACTACCTGTCCTACGAAACCTTGTACGCTAATGGTAGCCTCACTGAAACTGAAGTGGGCATATATATTTTGAGCAACGGCGGTGATGGCTCTCAAGGCAAATCTCGAACTAAGAGGCAGATCTATGGCTATGACAGCAGGTTTAGCATTTTTGGGAAAGACTTCTTGTTGAATTACCCATTCTCCACATCAGTGAAGCTATCTACAGGTTGCACGGGGACGCTGGTGGCTGAAAAGCACGTTCTTACTGCCGCTCATTGTATCCATGATGGCAAGAGTTATGTCAAAGGAGCTCAGAAACTGCGGGTGGGGTTCCTAAAGCCCAAACTGAAAGATGGCAGCAAAGGGGCCAATATCACCAACTCGGCAATGcctgagaaaatgaaattccAGTGGATCCGAGTGAAACGGACACATGTCCCCAAAGGATGGATCAAAGGCAATGCCAATGACATTGGTATGGATTATGACTATGCCCTGCTGGAGCTGAAGAAGCCTCATAAAAGAAAGTTTATGAAGATAGGTGTGAGCCCACCAGCAAGACACTTGCCTGGAGGGAGGATTCACTTCTCTGGCTATGACAATGATCGTCCAGGAAACCTGGTTTACCGTTTCTGTGATGTCAAAGATGAAACATATGACCTGTTGTACCAGCAGTGCGATGCCCAGCCGGGTGCGAGTGGATCTGGGGTGTACGTGAGGATGTGGAAGAGGCAGAATCACAAATGGGAGCGTAAAATTATTGGAATATTTTCAGGCCATCAGTGGGTGGACATGAATGGCACCCCTCAGGATTTCAATGTAGCTGTTCGCATCACACCCCTCAAATACGCACAGATCTGTTACTGGATCAAAGGCAACTACCTTGACTGCAGGGAAGGATAA
- the PRSS23 gene encoding serine protease 23 isoform X2, with protein sequence MAGLSTLILLLCAAKDAMPSSSHWKPTWPSYRVPVILPQSTLNLDKPQFDAEARLEVVSPCGPACHKSSPLPTYEEVKNYLSYETLYANGSLTETEVGIYILSNGGDGSQGKSRTKRQIYGYDSRFSIFGKDFLLNYPFSTSVKLSTGCTGTLVAEKHVLTAAHCIHDGKSYVKGAQKLRVGFLKPKLKDGSKGANITNSAMPEKMKFQWIRVKRTHVPKGWIKGNANDIGMDYDYALLELKKPHKRKFMKIGVSPPARHLPGGRIHFSGYDNDRPGNLVYRFCDVKDETYDLLYQQCDAQPGASGSGVYVRMWKRQNHKWERKIIGIFSGHQWVDMNGTPQDFNVAVRITPLKYAQICYWIKGNYLDCREG encoded by the coding sequence ATGGCAGGCTTGTCCACTTTAATCCTCCTTTTGTGTGCTGCTAAAGATGCGATGCCCTCCAGTTCTCACTGGAAGCCAACTTGGCCATCTTACAGAGTTCCAGTTATCCTGCCACAGTCTACTCTTAACTTGGACAAACCGCAGTTTGATGCTGAAGCCAGACTGGAAGTGGTATCTCCCTGTGGCCCAGCGTGCCACAAAAGTTCTCCGCTGCCAACTTATGAAGAAGTGAAGAACTACCTGTCCTACGAAACCTTGTACGCTAATGGTAGCCTCACTGAAACTGAAGTGGGCATATATATTTTGAGCAACGGCGGTGATGGCTCTCAAGGCAAATCTCGAACTAAGAGGCAGATCTATGGCTATGACAGCAGGTTTAGCATTTTTGGGAAAGACTTCTTGTTGAATTACCCATTCTCCACATCAGTGAAGCTATCTACAGGTTGCACGGGGACGCTGGTGGCTGAAAAGCACGTTCTTACTGCCGCTCATTGTATCCATGATGGCAAGAGTTATGTCAAAGGAGCTCAGAAACTGCGGGTGGGGTTCCTAAAGCCCAAACTGAAAGATGGCAGCAAAGGGGCCAATATCACCAACTCGGCAATGcctgagaaaatgaaattccAGTGGATCCGAGTGAAACGGACACATGTCCCCAAAGGATGGATCAAAGGCAATGCCAATGACATTGGTATGGATTATGACTATGCCCTGCTGGAGCTGAAGAAGCCTCATAAAAGAAAGTTTATGAAGATAGGTGTGAGCCCACCAGCAAGACACTTGCCTGGAGGGAGGATTCACTTCTCTGGCTATGACAATGATCGTCCAGGAAACCTGGTTTACCGTTTCTGTGATGTCAAAGATGAAACATATGACCTGTTGTACCAGCAGTGCGATGCCCAGCCGGGTGCGAGTGGATCTGGGGTGTACGTGAGGATGTGGAAGAGGCAGAATCACAAATGGGAGCGTAAAATTATTGGAATATTTTCAGGCCATCAGTGGGTGGACATGAATGGCACCCCTCAGGATTTCAATGTAGCTGTTCGCATCACACCCCTCAAATACGCACAGATCTGTTACTGGATCAAAGGCAACTACCTTGACTGCAGGGAAGGATAA